In Dermacentor variabilis isolate Ectoservices chromosome 7, ASM5094787v1, whole genome shotgun sequence, a genomic segment contains:
- the LOC142588842 gene encoding sulfotransferase 1C2-like yields MESLSEERAAKDANKVTSRYGRQEETGTTTGQGICHVVDGLYVSKTFTKKNLRSAFSYKPLDKDVFIVGYPKCGTTWLQFIVYCIYTGGAGGLPSATECRKTMAFLEISGAEGAMSIQRPGIIKTHLPFHLQPYSAKAKYIYVTRNPYDCCVSFYHHMKSRQRRDFQDVTFDQFLDIFVRGKVNFGDYFDNLLSWYEHRGDPNVLFLTYEDLKKDTSGWISRIADFLGKEEYGNEMREQPNVLETVVQLTSFQNMKSINQELRNWPLELEALPDETLTEATRSTREGLGDSIKQRPTGDHIRKGIVGDWKNHFSPEQVARMKERIALKTRGVDVMSLWKGADIP; encoded by the exons ATGGAGTCTTTGTCAGAAGAACGCGCTGCAAAAGATGCCAACAAA GTAACGTCCCGATACGGCAGA CAGGAGGAAACAGGCACAACTACAGGGCAGGGCATCTGTCACGTAGTAGACGGCCTTTACGTTAGCAAGACCTTTACGAAGAAGAACCTGCGGTCCGCCTTTTCTTACAAGCCCCTGGATAAGGACGTCTTCATCGTCGGTTACCCCAAATGCGGAACAACCTGGTTGCAGTTCATCGTTTACTGCATCTACACCGGCGGCGCCGGTGGGCTTCCCAGCGCAACAGAATGTCGAAAGACGATGGCGTTCCTCGAGATTTCGGGAGCCGAGGGTGCGATGTCCATTCAGCGTCCGGGAATCATCAAAACCCACCTGCCGTTCCACTTGCAGCCGTACTCCGCGAAGGCCAAGTACATCTATGTCACGCGGAACCCGTACGACTGCTGCGTCTCTTTCTATCACCACATGAAGTCCCGGCAGCGACGTGACTTCCAGGACGTCACGTTCGACCAGTTCCTCGACATCTTTGTCCGCGGCAAGGTCAACTTCGGCGACTACTTCGACAACCTCCTGTCCTGGTACGAGCACCGTGGTGACCCCAACGTGCTTTTTCTAACGTACGAAGACCTTAAGAAGGACACTTCCGGGTGGATCTCGAGGATCGCCGACTTCCTCGGCAAAGAAGAGTATGGAAACGAGATGAGGGAACAGCCAAATGTCCTCGAAACTGTAGTCCAGCTGACCAGCTTCCAGAATATGAAGAGCATCAACCAGGAGTTAAGGAACTGGCCATTGGAACTCGAGGCACTTCCGGATGAAACGTTGACGGAAGCCACGAGGTCGACGAGGGAAGGTCTTGGCGACTCCATCAAGCAACGGCCGACGGGCGATCACATCCGCAAGGGAATCGTTGGTGACTGGAAGAACCATTTCTCGCCGGAACAAGTCGCAAGGATGAAGGAACGAATTGCACTTAAGACGCGCGGAGTCGACGTGATGAGTCTCTGGAAGGGCGCGGACATCCCTTAA